A portion of the Shewanella sp. SNU WT4 genome contains these proteins:
- the ettA gene encoding energy-dependent translational throttle protein EttA translates to MAQFVYSMLRVGKIVPPKKQILKDISLSFFPGAKIGVLGLNGSGKSTLLRIMAGIDTEIEGEARPMPGLKIGYLPQEPKLDPTQTVREAVEEAVAVAKNALTRLDEVYALYAEPDADFDALAKEQGELEAIIQAQDAHNLDNILERAANALRLPDWDEKIEVLSGGERRRVAICRLLLEKPEMLLLDEPTNHLDAESVAWLEHFLQEYTGTVVAITHDRYFLDNAAGWILELDRGEGIPWEGNYSSWLEQKDARLKQESATESARQKTIAKELEWVRQGSKGRQSKGKARMARFEELNTNDYQKRNETNELFIPPGPRLGDKVIEVNNLTKSYGDRVLIDNLSFSVPKGAIVGIIGANGAGKSTLFKMLSGAETPDSGTIELGETVQLASVEQFRDSMNDKNTIWEEISGGQDIMRINNMEIPSRAYVGRFNFRGGDQQKIIGSLSGGERNRVHLAKLLQAGGNVLLLDEPTNDLDVETLRALEEALLEFPGCAMVISHDRWFLDRIATHILDYRDEGQVNFYEGNYTEYSAWLKATYGADIVEPHRLKYKRMSK, encoded by the coding sequence ATGGCTCAATTTGTGTATAGCATGCTTAGAGTCGGCAAGATTGTGCCGCCGAAAAAGCAAATTCTAAAAGATATTTCCTTAAGCTTTTTCCCGGGCGCCAAGATTGGTGTTTTGGGTCTTAACGGCTCAGGTAAGTCAACCTTACTGCGCATCATGGCCGGTATTGATACTGAGATTGAAGGTGAAGCGCGGCCAATGCCGGGGCTTAAGATTGGTTATCTGCCGCAGGAGCCAAAGCTTGATCCAACGCAAACTGTGCGTGAAGCCGTTGAAGAAGCCGTAGCCGTTGCCAAAAATGCCCTGACTCGCCTTGATGAAGTCTATGCCTTATATGCTGAACCAGATGCTGACTTTGATGCCTTAGCCAAAGAGCAAGGTGAACTTGAAGCTATCATTCAGGCGCAAGATGCCCATAACTTAGATAACATCTTAGAGCGCGCAGCCAATGCCCTGCGTCTGCCTGATTGGGATGAAAAAATCGAAGTATTATCGGGCGGTGAACGTCGCCGCGTAGCTATTTGTCGCTTGCTGCTTGAAAAGCCAGAAATGCTACTACTAGACGAACCAACCAACCACTTGGACGCCGAATCTGTCGCTTGGCTTGAGCACTTCTTACAAGAATACACGGGCACTGTGGTCGCTATTACCCACGACCGTTACTTCCTTGATAATGCTGCTGGCTGGATTTTAGAACTGGACCGCGGTGAAGGTATTCCGTGGGAAGGCAACTATTCTTCATGGTTAGAGCAAAAAGATGCCCGTTTGAAGCAAGAATCGGCCACAGAAAGCGCTCGTCAAAAAACCATAGCTAAAGAACTTGAATGGGTACGCCAAGGTTCTAAAGGTCGTCAATCTAAAGGCAAGGCGCGTATGGCCCGCTTTGAAGAACTGAACACCAACGATTACCAAAAGCGTAACGAGACCAATGAGTTGTTCATTCCACCAGGACCGCGCTTAGGCGACAAGGTGATTGAAGTGAATAACCTCACTAAGTCTTATGGCGATCGCGTCTTGATTGATAACTTATCATTCTCAGTCCCTAAAGGCGCCATTGTCGGCATTATCGGTGCTAACGGCGCCGGTAAATCTACCTTGTTCAAGATGTTATCTGGCGCAGAAACCCCTGATAGTGGCACCATTGAACTCGGTGAAACCGTACAGTTAGCCTCGGTTGAGCAGTTCCGTGATTCGATGAATGACAAAAACACTATTTGGGAAGAAATCTCAGGTGGTCAAGACATCATGCGTATCAACAACATGGAAATTCCAAGCCGCGCTTATGTCGGCCGCTTTAACTTCCGTGGTGGCGATCAGCAAAAAATCATTGGCTCCTTGTCGGGCGGTGAACGTAACCGCGTGCATTTAGCTAAGCTGCTGCAAGCGGGCGGTAACGTGTTATTACTCGACGAACCAACCAACGACTTAGACGTTGAAACCTTACGTGCACTGGAAGAAGCTTTATTGGAATTCCCAGGTTGCGCTATGGTGATTTCGCACGACCGTTGGTTCCTTGACAGAATCGCGACTCATATTCTTGATTATCGCGATGAAGGCCAAGTGAACTTCTACGAAGGTAACTACACCGAATACTCAGCTTGGTTAAAAGCCACTTATGGCGCCGATATCGTTGAACCGCATCGCCTCAAGTACAAGCGTATGTCTAAGTAA
- a CDS encoding multidrug efflux RND transporter permease subunit has protein sequence MLLSDVSVKRPVVAIVLSLLLCVFGLVSLTKLAVREMPDVESPVVSVMTTYKGASASIIENQITQTLEDEITGISGIDEITSVTRNGMSRITVIFELGSDLTEGVSDVRDAVARAQRRLPESADDPIVSKDNGSGEPAIYVNLRSEVMDRTQLTDYAQRVLEDRFNLISGVSSVNLSGALYQVMYVQLNPVLMAGRGITPSDISAALQRENIEAPAGQVRNDTSVMSVRTQRLYQSASDFEYLRVNPSSKEPVYLKDVANVYLGAENENSTYKSDGVVNLSLGIVAQSDANPLSVAQKVKAEVERMQNYLPAGTELNVNYDSTVFIKRSIEEVYSTLVVTGLLVVLVLYLFIGQARATLIPAVTVPVSLVSAFIVTYALGYSINLLTLMALILAIGLVVDDAIVVVENIFHHIEKGSPPLVAAFEGTREVGFAVIATTVVLVMVFLPISFMDGMVGLLFTEFSVVLAVAVMFSSLIALTLTPVLSSHLLKANVAPNRLTQRINHSFDRLELSYQRLLAYSLRWRYGAPLVIILCVVGSVLLAQQVPSQLAPKEDRGVVFAFVKGAEGTSYNRMSANMDIVEGRLMPLLDQGILRSFSVQAPAFGGRAGDQTGFVIMLLEDWEDRDLHAEQALGVIAGALKDIPDVRVWPMMPGFRGQSSEAVQLVIGGSDYTELYHWAQLLQQQAMDSGMMTGIDLDYAETTPELMVTVDKQRAAELGISVKDIADTLEIMLGGRKETTFVERGEEYDVYLRGSENSFNNADSLNSIYLRSQFGDLVSLNNLVAVDEVASAQKLSHSNKQKSITLKANLAEGYTLGQALDFLDKQAIEQLPADINIGYSGESKDYKENQSSILIVFGLALLVAYLVLAAQFESFINPLVVMLTVPMGVFGGFLGLWFTSQGINIYSQIGMIMLIGMVTKNGILIVEFANQLRDKGLAIDDAVIQASSRRLRPILMTAFTTLVGAIPLIISTGAGAESRISVGTVVFFGMAFATLVSLLIIPAMYRLISVHSHSPGFIAAKLAQAMATQAANKAAESQTAANPAADAVTHKS, from the coding sequence ATGTTACTTTCTGATGTGTCAGTAAAGCGCCCTGTGGTTGCCATAGTGCTATCACTGTTATTGTGCGTATTTGGCTTAGTATCGCTCACAAAACTTGCTGTGCGAGAAATGCCGGACGTTGAAAGCCCTGTCGTGTCGGTCATGACCACCTATAAAGGTGCGTCTGCCAGCATTATTGAAAACCAAATTACCCAAACCCTTGAAGATGAAATCACTGGCATTAGCGGCATAGATGAAATCACCTCTGTCACTCGTAATGGCATGTCGCGCATTACTGTGATTTTTGAGCTTGGATCTGATCTCACCGAAGGCGTGAGTGATGTCAGAGATGCCGTAGCAAGAGCCCAAAGGCGCCTACCAGAATCAGCGGATGACCCCATAGTCTCTAAAGATAATGGCTCCGGAGAGCCTGCTATTTATGTCAATTTGCGCTCTGAAGTCATGGATAGAACTCAGCTCACGGATTACGCCCAGCGCGTCTTAGAAGACAGATTTAACCTCATTAGCGGCGTGAGTTCAGTGAACTTATCCGGCGCCTTATATCAAGTCATGTATGTGCAGTTAAACCCAGTGTTAATGGCTGGGCGCGGCATTACCCCAAGTGATATTAGCGCGGCGCTGCAGCGCGAAAATATTGAAGCGCCCGCAGGCCAAGTTCGCAATGATACCAGCGTAATGTCGGTGCGCACCCAAAGGCTGTATCAAAGCGCGAGCGATTTTGAATATCTGCGGGTGAACCCCAGCAGTAAAGAGCCTGTGTATCTCAAAGATGTCGCCAATGTCTATTTAGGAGCAGAGAATGAAAACTCTACCTATAAAAGCGATGGTGTAGTCAATTTAAGCTTAGGCATAGTGGCGCAGTCTGATGCGAACCCACTCAGCGTGGCGCAAAAGGTTAAGGCGGAAGTTGAGCGCATGCAAAACTACTTGCCTGCTGGTACTGAGCTCAACGTCAATTACGACAGCACTGTCTTTATTAAGCGCTCCATTGAAGAAGTCTATTCCACCTTAGTGGTCACAGGTTTATTAGTAGTCTTGGTCTTGTATCTGTTTATTGGGCAAGCGCGCGCCACCTTAATCCCTGCGGTGACTGTGCCAGTCTCGCTGGTATCTGCCTTTATCGTCACTTATGCCTTAGGCTATTCCATTAACCTGTTAACCTTAATGGCACTGATCTTAGCCATAGGTTTAGTGGTGGATGATGCCATTGTGGTGGTGGAAAACATCTTCCATCACATTGAAAAAGGCAGCCCACCGTTAGTGGCCGCCTTTGAAGGTACCAGAGAAGTGGGCTTTGCGGTTATCGCCACCACAGTAGTGCTAGTGATGGTGTTCTTACCTATCTCCTTTATGGATGGCATGGTTGGTTTATTATTTACTGAGTTTTCGGTGGTGCTAGCGGTAGCTGTGATGTTCTCATCCTTAATCGCCCTCACCTTAACCCCAGTGTTATCTAGCCATTTACTTAAAGCCAATGTCGCGCCCAATCGCCTGACCCAGCGCATTAATCACTCATTTGATCGCTTAGAGCTTAGTTATCAGCGCCTGCTGGCCTATAGCTTACGTTGGCGCTACGGCGCGCCGCTGGTGATTATTTTATGCGTAGTGGGCAGCGTGCTGTTAGCTCAGCAAGTGCCTTCGCAATTAGCGCCCAAGGAAGATAGAGGCGTAGTGTTTGCCTTTGTTAAAGGCGCTGAAGGCACAAGTTATAACCGCATGAGCGCCAATATGGACATAGTCGAAGGCCGCTTAATGCCGCTACTTGATCAAGGGATTTTGCGATCATTCAGCGTGCAAGCCCCAGCCTTTGGTGGCCGCGCTGGCGATCAAACCGGTTTTGTCATCATGTTACTGGAAGACTGGGAAGACAGAGACTTACATGCCGAGCAAGCCTTAGGCGTAATAGCGGGTGCACTTAAAGATATACCCGATGTGCGCGTTTGGCCCATGATGCCTGGGTTTCGTGGTCAATCGAGTGAAGCCGTGCAATTGGTGATTGGCGGCAGTGATTACACTGAGCTGTATCACTGGGCGCAATTGCTGCAACAGCAAGCCATGGATAGCGGCATGATGACAGGCATAGATTTAGATTACGCCGAAACCACGCCTGAATTGATGGTCACGGTAGATAAGCAACGCGCCGCTGAGCTTGGCATCAGTGTGAAAGATATCGCCGACACCTTAGAAATTATGCTAGGTGGCCGCAAAGAAACCACCTTTGTGGAGCGCGGCGAAGAATACGATGTCTATTTGCGCGGCAGTGAAAACAGTTTTAATAATGCCGATTCGCTTAATAGCATTTATTTGCGCAGTCAATTTGGTGATTTAGTCTCACTCAATAACTTAGTGGCGGTCGATGAAGTGGCTTCGGCGCAAAAACTCAGTCACAGCAATAAGCAAAAATCCATCACCCTAAAAGCAAACTTAGCCGAAGGCTACACCTTAGGTCAGGCGCTCGATTTTCTTGATAAACAAGCCATAGAACAATTGCCAGCCGACATTAACATTGGCTATAGCGGTGAATCGAAAGACTATAAAGAAAATCAAAGCAGTATCTTAATAGTGTTTGGTTTAGCGTTATTAGTCGCTTACTTAGTGCTGGCGGCGCAATTTGAAAGCTTTATTAACCCGTTAGTGGTTATGCTCACTGTACCTATGGGGGTGTTTGGTGGCTTCCTTGGTCTGTGGTTTACCTCCCAAGGCATTAATATTTATAGCCAAATTGGCATGATTATGCTGATTGGCATGGTCACCAAAAACGGTATTTTGATTGTCGAATTTGCCAACCAATTAAGAGACAAGGGACTTGCCATTGATGATGCTGTAATTCAAGCCTCAAGCCGCCGTTTACGCCCAATTTTAATGACAGCCTTCACTACGTTAGTGGGCGCTATTCCGCTGATTATCAGCACAGGCGCTGGCGCGGAGAGCCGCATATCAGTTGGCACTGTAGTATTTTTTGGTATGGCCTTTGCGACCTTAGTGAGTTTATTAATTATCCCTGCCATGTACCGCTTAATCTCAGTGCATAGCCACTCACCTGGATTTATTGCCGCTAAACTTGCGCAGGCAATGGCAACGCAAGCCGCTAACAAAGCCGCTGAGTCACAAACGGCAGCGAATCCAGCAGCAGATGCCGTTACTCATAAGAGTTAA
- the glyA gene encoding serine hydroxymethyltransferase, with amino-acid sequence MLKKDMNIADYDPQLFAAIENETRRQEEHIELIASENYTSPRVMEAQGSQLTNKYAEGYPEKRYYGGCEYVDIVETLAIERAKELFGATYANVQPHSGSQANSAVYMALLQPGDTVLGMNLAHGGHLTHGSPVNFSGKLYNIIPYGIDETGHIDYDEMERIAIEKKPKMMIGGFSAYSGIVDWARMRAIADKIGAYLFVDMAHVAGLVAAGVYPDPLPHAHVVTSTTHKTLAGPRGGIILSAANDEDLYKKLNSAVFPGGQGGPLMHVIAGKAVAFKEALEPEFKIYQQQVVQNAKAMVAVFLERGYKIVSGGTDNHLMLVDLIDKGITGKEADAALGHANITVNKNSVPNDPRSPFVTSGIRIGTPAITRRGFKVDEAKLLTAWICDVLDDVNDLAKIEQVKQQVLELCARFPVYG; translated from the coding sequence ATGCTGAAGAAAGACATGAATATTGCTGATTATGATCCACAATTGTTCGCCGCAATCGAGAACGAGACTCGTCGCCAAGAAGAACATATTGAGCTGATTGCATCAGAAAATTACACCAGCCCACGAGTCATGGAAGCGCAAGGTTCGCAGCTGACTAACAAGTACGCCGAAGGTTACCCAGAAAAGCGTTATTACGGTGGTTGTGAGTACGTTGATATCGTTGAAACCTTAGCCATTGAGCGCGCGAAAGAGTTATTTGGTGCCACCTATGCAAACGTGCAGCCGCATTCTGGCTCACAAGCTAACAGCGCAGTGTACATGGCGCTGTTGCAACCGGGTGACACTGTTCTTGGCATGAACTTGGCCCATGGCGGTCATTTAACTCATGGCTCACCAGTTAACTTCTCTGGCAAGCTGTACAACATCATTCCTTACGGCATAGATGAAACTGGTCATATTGATTATGACGAGATGGAACGCATAGCGATTGAGAAAAAGCCAAAGATGATGATTGGCGGTTTCTCTGCTTATTCAGGCATTGTCGATTGGGCAAGAATGCGTGCCATTGCTGATAAAATTGGCGCTTACCTGTTTGTGGACATGGCGCACGTAGCAGGTTTAGTGGCCGCGGGTGTTTATCCAGACCCATTACCGCACGCTCATGTTGTGACATCAACCACTCATAAAACCTTAGCGGGTCCACGCGGCGGTATTATTTTATCAGCCGCTAACGATGAAGACCTGTATAAGAAGCTGAACTCAGCCGTATTCCCAGGTGGTCAAGGTGGCCCGTTAATGCATGTTATCGCGGGTAAAGCGGTCGCCTTTAAAGAAGCACTAGAGCCAGAGTTTAAAATCTATCAACAGCAAGTAGTGCAGAATGCTAAAGCCATGGTGGCCGTATTCCTTGAGCGTGGTTACAAAATCGTCTCTGGCGGCACTGATAACCACTTAATGCTGGTGGACTTGATTGATAAAGGCATTACCGGTAAAGAAGCCGATGCGGCTTTGGGTCACGCTAACATTACTGTTAACAAGAACTCAGTACCTAATGATCCGCGTTCACCGTTTGTGACCTCTGGAATTCGTATCGGTACGCCAGCTATTACTCGCCGCGGTTTTAAAGTAGATGAAGCCAAGTTGCTGACAGCTTGGATCTGTGATGTGCTCGATGACGTCAACGATTTAGCCAAAATTGAGCAAGTAAAGCAGCAGGTGCTTGAATTGTGCGCTAGGTTCCCAGTTTACGGTTAA
- a CDS encoding 3'-5' exonuclease encodes MPATPAHSVIVLDFETTGLSPNLGDRAIEIGAVKLVNGEVVDTFQQLINPGCRVSSFIEGYTGITNAMLSTAPQSDVVMSEFARFMGDSHLVAHNASFDKRFLDAEFERINHSYSGQFACSMLIARRLIPEAPTHKLGDLVRFKRIDNDGVFHRALADAQMTAKLWMVMINELEQTQAMAPSFKQMQTIGKTSKSAVGSLLKQWRKIKTINCRFNSNSTNKYRP; translated from the coding sequence ATGCCAGCTACACCTGCTCATTCGGTTATCGTTCTCGACTTTGAAACCACAGGCTTATCGCCCAATTTAGGTGATCGCGCCATCGAAATTGGCGCCGTTAAATTAGTTAACGGCGAGGTTGTTGATACCTTTCAGCAACTGATTAATCCAGGTTGCCGCGTTAGCAGTTTTATTGAAGGTTATACCGGCATTACTAACGCTATGCTAAGCACTGCGCCCCAAAGCGATGTAGTGATGAGTGAATTTGCGCGCTTTATGGGAGACAGCCATCTCGTGGCCCATAACGCTTCGTTCGATAAACGTTTTTTAGATGCTGAATTTGAGCGGATAAATCATAGCTATTCTGGCCAATTTGCTTGCTCCATGCTCATTGCTCGCCGTCTCATTCCTGAGGCGCCCACCCATAAGCTTGGGGATTTAGTACGTTTTAAAAGGATAGATAATGATGGCGTATTTCACCGCGCTTTAGCCGATGCGCAAATGACAGCCAAATTGTGGATGGTGATGATTAACGAGCTGGAACAAACGCAAGCCATGGCGCCAAGCTTTAAGCAGATGCAAACCATTGGTAAAACCAGCAAAAGTGCTGTTGGCAGCTTACTTAAGCAGTGGCGAAAGATTAAAACTATTAACTGTCGTTTTAATAGCAATAGTACTAATAAGTACAGGCCTTAG
- the nrdR gene encoding transcriptional regulator NrdR, with amino-acid sequence MHCPFCSATETKVIDSRLVADGHQVRRRRECTLCHERFTTFEGAELVMPRVIKRDGSRQPFDEEKLRGGMLRAVEKRPVSMDQLEQALTKIKSQLRATGEREVKSEMIGNLMMDQLMVLDKVAYIRFASVYRAFEDVSEFGEAIAKLQK; translated from the coding sequence ATGCATTGTCCTTTTTGCAGCGCTACAGAGACTAAAGTTATCGACTCGCGTTTGGTGGCCGACGGTCATCAAGTTCGCCGTCGCCGCGAATGTACGCTGTGCCATGAACGCTTTACCACCTTTGAAGGCGCCGAATTAGTCATGCCGCGCGTGATTAAACGCGATGGCAGTCGCCAGCCATTTGATGAAGAAAAACTGCGTGGTGGAATGCTCCGTGCCGTAGAAAAACGGCCAGTGTCTATGGATCAACTCGAACAAGCCCTGACCAAGATTAAATCGCAACTTAGAGCGACCGGTGAGCGCGAAGTAAAATCTGAAATGATAGGTAACTTGATGATGGACCAATTAATGGTACTGGATAAAGTTGCTTATATTCGTTTTGCCTCAGTGTACCGCGCGTTTGAAGATGTTTCAGAATTTGGCGAAGCCATCGCTAAATTACAAAAATAG
- the ribD gene encoding bifunctional diaminohydroxyphosphoribosylaminopyrimidine deaminase/5-amino-6-(5-phosphoribosylamino)uracil reductase RibD: MNRALLLAAKGRYTTAPNPNVGCVISLQGQIVGEGYHQRAGGPHAEVFALREAQGKTQGATAYVTLEPCSHYGRTPPCALALIEAGVTRVVIAMVDPNPQVAGKGVALLEQAGIKVDIGLGSEASRQLNLGFLHRMETGLARVSIKLAASLDGKTALRNGVSKWITGPESRRDVQRMRARHGALITGIETVLADDPTLTVRHQELGELSKHLAAEDVIQPVRVVLDSQARLPASARLFSAPSPIILVSVADYADSTKQNWPAHVSHWRCHGDDDGRINLRLLIEKLSVQHHSIMIEAGATLAGAFIDQGLVDELVLYQAIKILGSQGRNLVNLSDYSCLDDTPRCQLLDERAIGADRRLTLGFLLKSAHTGE, encoded by the coding sequence ATGAATCGCGCCTTACTCTTAGCCGCTAAGGGACGCTATACCACAGCGCCTAACCCCAATGTGGGCTGCGTCATCAGTTTGCAAGGCCAGATTGTCGGTGAAGGTTATCATCAACGCGCCGGTGGCCCTCATGCTGAAGTATTTGCACTGCGTGAAGCCCAAGGTAAAACTCAAGGCGCTACAGCTTATGTGACCTTAGAGCCTTGCAGCCATTATGGCCGCACCCCGCCTTGCGCTTTAGCCTTAATTGAGGCCGGCGTTACGCGAGTCGTGATTGCTATGGTAGACCCTAATCCACAAGTTGCTGGTAAAGGCGTGGCCTTACTGGAGCAAGCTGGCATAAAGGTTGACATCGGCCTTGGGAGCGAGGCATCAAGGCAGTTAAATCTAGGCTTTTTGCACCGCATGGAAACAGGCCTTGCCCGAGTTAGTATTAAGCTTGCCGCCAGTTTAGATGGTAAAACTGCCTTAAGAAATGGCGTATCTAAATGGATCACAGGTCCTGAATCAAGGCGTGACGTGCAGCGCATGCGCGCTCGTCACGGGGCGCTGATTACTGGTATAGAAACTGTTTTAGCCGATGATCCAACGCTTACTGTGCGCCATCAAGAGTTAGGCGAATTAAGCAAGCATTTAGCGGCAGAAGATGTGATTCAACCTGTGCGCGTGGTACTCGACAGTCAAGCGCGCTTGCCCGCCAGCGCCCGTTTATTTAGTGCGCCAAGTCCGATAATTTTGGTGTCTGTGGCAGATTATGCTGATAGCACTAAGCAAAATTGGCCTGCACACGTCAGCCATTGGCGCTGTCATGGCGATGATGATGGCCGCATTAATTTGCGCCTCTTGATTGAAAAACTGAGCGTGCAGCACCATTCCATTATGATAGAAGCGGGCGCAACCTTAGCGGGCGCCTTTATTGACCAAGGTTTGGTCGATGAACTGGTGTTATATCAAGCCATTAAAATTTTAGGTAGTCAGGGACGCAATCTAGTCAATCTCTCTGATTACAGTTGTCTAGATGACACGCCGCGCTGCCAATTGCTCGATGAGCGCGCCATAGGTGCAGATAGACGCTTAACCTTAGGTTTCCTTTTAAAATCAGCCCATACAGGCGAGTAA
- a CDS encoding efflux RND transporter periplasmic adaptor subunit, translating into MKKNTLALLLIILGITALGITYYAKDTLLANSQPAKGQGAEKRGMSAAAANKKPVAVITATVSSQSLEQQLSLIGKLEAYESVWVAPQISGKIDKVHIAENQPVKPGDLLITLEDSHVRATVAEAEAILHDEERKLRDFIKLSSSYAITQSEIDAQHAQVDIASARLDAAKSNANYHYLRAPFAGHTGLIDFSPGKMVTAGAELVSIDNLSRLKLDIAVPEKYLSQLSLGMNIQASSAAWPQQAFIGTVKAINPRINANTLNLTLRVEFNNPAKQLMPGMMMQALLTFAPVTAPVIPVQALEYSGTKRFVYVVNDNQVVSREEVILGHRVGDSVLIESGLNVGDEIVVQGLVNMRDGLSIKALVPEHESVTAASQNAIAGAAQVNGAS; encoded by the coding sequence ATGAAGAAAAATACACTTGCGCTGCTGCTAATAATCTTAGGTATCACAGCCTTAGGCATAACTTATTATGCTAAGGATACGTTATTGGCTAACAGTCAGCCGGCTAAAGGTCAAGGAGCTGAAAAACGTGGCATGTCCGCGGCAGCAGCCAATAAAAAACCGGTAGCCGTTATCACAGCAACTGTGTCGAGCCAGAGTTTAGAGCAACAACTCTCACTCATAGGTAAACTTGAAGCCTATGAATCTGTGTGGGTAGCCCCGCAAATTAGCGGCAAAATAGATAAAGTGCATATTGCTGAAAATCAGCCAGTAAAACCGGGTGATTTACTCATTACTCTTGAAGATAGCCACGTCCGCGCTACGGTTGCAGAAGCAGAAGCCATATTGCACGATGAAGAGCGCAAACTGCGAGACTTTATTAAGCTCAGCAGCAGCTATGCTATTACCCAAAGTGAAATTGATGCCCAGCACGCTCAAGTGGACATTGCCAGCGCCCGCTTAGATGCCGCCAAGAGCAATGCCAATTATCATTATCTGCGCGCGCCATTTGCAGGTCACACAGGCCTCATTGATTTCAGCCCCGGCAAAATGGTGACTGCTGGCGCTGAATTAGTCAGTATTGATAACTTGTCGCGTTTAAAACTTGATATTGCCGTCCCTGAAAAGTATTTATCACAATTATCACTAGGCATGAATATTCAGGCCAGCAGCGCTGCTTGGCCGCAGCAAGCATTTATTGGCACAGTTAAGGCCATCAACCCAAGAATCAATGCCAACACTTTAAACCTGACCTTACGGGTTGAGTTTAACAATCCCGCCAAACAATTAATGCCGGGCATGATGATGCAAGCGCTGCTGACCTTTGCACCGGTTACAGCGCCTGTCATTCCAGTGCAAGCACTAGAATATTCAGGTACTAAGCGCTTTGTGTATGTCGTCAATGACAACCAAGTAGTGAGCCGCGAAGAAGTGATATTAGGTCATAGAGTCGGTGATTCGGTTCTGATTGAATCAGGCCTTAACGTTGGCGATGAAATTGTGGTGCAAGGCTTAGTTAATATGCGCGACGGCTTATCGATTAAGGCATTAGTCCCAGAGCATGAATCAGTAACCGCCGCCAGCCAAAATGCAATTGCGGGCGCCGCCCAAGTGAATGGAGCGAGCTAA